A single region of the Triticum dicoccoides isolate Atlit2015 ecotype Zavitan chromosome 2B, WEW_v2.0, whole genome shotgun sequence genome encodes:
- the LOC119366569 gene encoding ATP synthase subunit 9, mitochondrial, translated as MLEGAKSIGAGAATIALAGAAVGIGNVLSSLIHSVARNPSLAKQSFGYAILGFALTEAIALFAPMMAFLISFVFRSHKKS; from the coding sequence ATGTTAGAAGGTGCTAAATCAATAGGTGCCGGAGCTGCTACAATTGCTTTAGCCGGAGCTGCTGTCGGTATTGGAAACGTCCTCAGTTCTTTGATTCATTCCGTGGCGCGAAATCCATCATTGGCTAAACAATCATTTGGTTATGCCATTTTGGGCTTTGCTCTCACCGAAGCTATTGCATTGTTTGCCCCAATGATGGCCTTTCTTATCTCATTCGTTTTCCGATCGCATAAAAAGTCATGA